A DNA window from Allokutzneria albata contains the following coding sequences:
- a CDS encoding 8-amino-7-oxononanoate synthase, translating into MSLSTGAEDPLAGSSTGTATFDWLDTRSAARAKAGLSRTLRPRPESATVLDLASNDYLGLTRDPRVTRAAADAALRWGAGATGSRLVTGTTELHAELEAELAEFCGFPAALVFSTGYAANLGVLAALSGPGTVLITDEYNHASLIDGARLSRTETVVVPHRDVSAFRDVLANRTRKRALVVTDSVFSVDGDLAPLSALAAACRDHGAGLVVDDAHGLGVIGNGAGAVTAAGLAGAPDVVVTTTLSKSLGAQGGAVLASPRVIAHLVDTARSFIFDTGLAPSTVGAALAALRIIRADPALPGRSRAVARELAERLAAAGLSSSTPSAAVVSVRAPSPTSAVEWSQQCRAEGVAVGCFRPPSVPDRVSRLRLTARADLTPAEITTAVDVITRTAPPAAVAH; encoded by the coding sequence GTGAGCTTGAGCACTGGAGCCGAAGACCCGCTTGCGGGGTCGAGCACTGGCACTGCCACGTTCGACTGGCTGGACACCCGTTCGGCCGCACGGGCCAAGGCCGGACTGAGCCGAACGCTGCGACCCCGGCCGGAATCGGCGACCGTGCTCGACCTCGCGAGCAACGACTACCTCGGCCTCACCCGCGATCCCCGGGTCACGCGGGCGGCCGCGGACGCCGCGCTTCGTTGGGGCGCGGGCGCGACCGGCTCCCGCCTGGTGACCGGCACGACGGAACTGCACGCCGAACTGGAAGCAGAGCTGGCGGAGTTCTGCGGTTTCCCCGCCGCCCTGGTGTTCTCCACCGGCTACGCGGCCAACCTCGGCGTGCTCGCGGCGTTGTCCGGCCCGGGAACCGTCCTGATCACCGACGAGTACAACCACGCCTCGCTGATCGACGGCGCGCGGTTGTCCCGCACGGAGACCGTTGTGGTGCCGCATCGCGATGTGTCCGCCTTCCGCGACGTGCTGGCCAACCGCACGCGCAAGCGAGCCCTCGTGGTGACCGACTCCGTCTTCTCGGTCGACGGCGATCTGGCTCCCCTGTCCGCGCTCGCGGCCGCGTGCCGGGACCACGGCGCCGGGCTCGTGGTGGACGACGCGCACGGGCTCGGCGTGATCGGCAACGGCGCGGGTGCCGTCACGGCCGCCGGACTCGCGGGCGCCCCCGACGTCGTCGTCACCACCACGCTCTCGAAATCCCTTGGCGCGCAGGGCGGAGCCGTGTTGGCGTCGCCGCGGGTGATCGCGCACCTGGTGGACACCGCGCGGAGCTTCATCTTCGACACCGGCTTGGCGCCCAGCACCGTCGGCGCCGCTCTCGCCGCGCTCCGGATCATCCGCGCCGACCCCGCCCTGCCGGGCCGCTCCCGGGCCGTCGCCCGCGAACTGGCCGAGCGCCTGGCCGCGGCGGGACTGTCCAGCAGCACCCCGTCGGCGGCCGTCGTCTCCGTCCGCGCCCCCTCCCCCACCTCAGCCGTGGAGTGGTCGCAGCAGTGCCGCGCCGAGGGTGTCGCCGTGGGCTGCTTCCGCCCGCCCTCGGTGCCCGACCGCGTCTCCCGCCTCCGCCTGACCGCTCGCGCCGACCTCACTCCCGCCGAGATCACCACCGCCGTCGACGTCATCACCCGCACCGCCCCACCCGCCGCCGTTGCGCACTGA
- the folE gene encoding GTP cyclohydrolase I: protein MTTIAEWIKSNVTDDDRAVRWFAEPECEDRIVRAYRELLEGYSIDPSTLLKTTRPVEGDHQGVVRVHEINYFSICAHHFLPFFGKIDIAYVPGTKIIGLGKFPRLVNAYAKRFQIQEDLVADIAREIMTSGGARAVRVHSTGRHMCMCSRGPSDQTVGTDTTYVLGDQSLLNEYGMRS from the coding sequence ATGACCACGATCGCTGAGTGGATCAAGTCCAACGTCACCGACGACGACCGCGCCGTGCGGTGGTTCGCGGAGCCGGAGTGCGAGGACCGCATCGTCCGGGCCTACCGCGAACTGCTGGAGGGCTACTCGATCGACCCGTCGACGCTGCTCAAGACCACTCGCCCGGTCGAGGGGGACCACCAGGGCGTCGTCCGGGTGCACGAGATCAACTACTTCTCCATCTGCGCGCACCACTTCCTGCCGTTCTTCGGCAAGATCGACATCGCCTACGTGCCGGGCACGAAGATCATCGGGCTCGGCAAGTTCCCGAGACTGGTCAACGCCTACGCGAAGCGGTTCCAGATCCAGGAGGACCTGGTCGCCGACATCGCCAGGGAGATCATGACCTCCGGCGGGGCGCGCGCGGTCCGGGTGCACTCCACGGGCAGGCACATGTGCATGTGCAGCCGCGGCCCGAGCGACCAGACGGTCGGCACGGACACCACCTACGTTCTCGGCGACCAGTCGCTGCTGAACGAGTACGGCATGCGGTCCTGA
- a CDS encoding DoxX family protein: MKALTILTPKQNDAAGDVAVLTLRVVVGVFLALQGEQKLFNWFGGGGLEGTAAFFASTGYAPAYPLAVVAGLTELLGGLLLAVGLLTPLASAALVGVMTNAVAVTLTSVGFWSKDGGAEYPIVVALIAVCVAAIGPGKYSLDRSRPWAAGGTRPALVALVLGVVSAAAVLVFTGPLVGS, translated from the coding sequence ATGAAGGCGCTGACCATCCTCACCCCGAAGCAGAACGACGCGGCCGGCGACGTCGCGGTGCTGACCCTGCGCGTGGTGGTCGGGGTCTTCCTGGCGCTGCAGGGCGAGCAGAAGCTCTTCAACTGGTTCGGTGGAGGCGGCCTCGAGGGAACCGCGGCGTTCTTCGCCTCCACCGGCTACGCCCCGGCCTATCCGCTCGCCGTGGTCGCCGGACTGACCGAGCTGCTCGGCGGGCTGCTGCTGGCCGTGGGACTGCTCACCCCGTTGGCCTCGGCCGCGTTGGTGGGCGTGATGACCAACGCGGTGGCGGTCACCCTGACCTCGGTCGGGTTCTGGTCGAAGGACGGGGGTGCCGAGTACCCCATCGTGGTCGCGCTGATCGCGGTGTGCGTCGCGGCGATCGGCCCGGGGAAGTACTCGCTGGACCGCTCCCGGCCGTGGGCGGCGGGCGGAACCAGGCCCGCGCTCGTGGCCCTGGTGCTCGGCGTGGTCAGCGCCGCCGCCGTGCTGGTGTTCACCGGCCCGCTGGTCGGCTCATGA
- a CDS encoding NUDIX domain-containing protein has translation MIITADLVVVASRAGQWQVLLIRRGKPPYAGHWALPGGHVDAGESIVDAAVRELAEETGLRCRAGELRWVGRFDAPGRDPRGDYVSIAYLLILPEPAAATGGSDATEARWWPLADLPDLAFDHQHIITRAVSP, from the coding sequence ATGATCATCACGGCCGACCTGGTGGTCGTGGCCTCCCGTGCCGGGCAGTGGCAGGTGCTGCTGATCCGGCGCGGGAAGCCGCCGTACGCGGGGCACTGGGCGCTGCCGGGCGGACACGTGGACGCCGGGGAGTCCATTGTGGACGCGGCGGTGCGCGAGCTCGCCGAGGAGACCGGGCTGCGGTGCCGGGCGGGCGAGCTGCGCTGGGTCGGCCGCTTCGACGCGCCGGGCCGCGATCCGAGGGGGGACTACGTGAGCATCGCCTACCTGCTCATCCTGCCCGAGCCCGCCGCGGCGACCGGCGGCTCGGACGCGACGGAGGCGCGCTGGTGGCCGTTGGCCGATCTGCCGGACCTGGCCTTCGACCACCAGCACATCATCACCAGGGCCGTCAGCCCTTGA
- a CDS encoding esterase/lipase family protein: MRRLMSVLVAVLAAVSFAPAAGAAAGKAPVVFVHGFSGGSSVLFKEMIDKFKAAGWADRELVRWDYDWKQSNFTTAEQLKKKVDQVLRDTGAAKVDIVAHSMGSLSTRYYVKALGGTAKTKRWLSIGGVNQGADVAKLCPGFLFDSCADMKPGSKMLKALNDSSPAPAPTKYQTLSSSCDVMAPESKVRIPGVPNVNVGCYEHISMPKGDRAITETIKYLKG, translated from the coding sequence ATGCGCAGGTTGATGTCCGTGCTCGTGGCCGTGCTGGCCGCGGTGTCGTTCGCCCCCGCGGCGGGCGCCGCCGCGGGCAAGGCGCCCGTGGTGTTCGTGCACGGGTTCAGCGGGGGATCGTCGGTCCTGTTCAAGGAGATGATCGACAAGTTCAAGGCCGCGGGCTGGGCCGACCGCGAGCTGGTCCGCTGGGACTACGACTGGAAGCAGTCCAACTTCACCACCGCCGAGCAGCTCAAGAAGAAGGTCGACCAGGTGCTCAGGGACACCGGCGCGGCCAAGGTCGACATCGTCGCCCACTCCATGGGCTCGCTGTCCACCAGGTACTACGTCAAGGCGCTCGGCGGCACGGCCAAGACCAAGCGCTGGCTGTCCATCGGCGGGGTCAACCAGGGCGCCGACGTCGCCAAGCTCTGCCCCGGTTTCCTGTTCGACTCGTGCGCCGACATGAAGCCCGGCTCGAAGATGCTCAAGGCGCTCAACGACTCCAGCCCGGCGCCCGCGCCGACGAAGTACCAGACGCTGTCCTCCAGCTGCGACGTGATGGCGCCGGAGTCGAAGGTGAGGATCCCGGGCGTGCCGAACGTGAACGTGGGTTGCTACGAGCACATCTCCATGCCCAAGGGCGACCGCGCGATCACGGAGACGATCAAGTACCTCAAGGGCTGA
- a CDS encoding NAD-dependent epimerase/dehydratase family protein encodes MDVFVTGGSGFVGGALIRRLVAEGHAVRALARSERSASAVAALGATPVRGDLGDVDSLRAAARGAELAFHSAARATRVGSRAEFLLDNVDGTRAVLTACRDAGVRRLVHVGSEAALRVGKPLVRVDETVPLQPDSPAAYAASKARAEAEVLGFTGLETVVLRPCMVWGKGDTTILPELVSAVRAGRFAWIGGGRHLVDATHIDNVVEGLVLAAAKGRAGEAYFVTDGHPVVFREFATKLLATQGIAEPKRSMPGGVARGAAAAAETVWELLGLRGAPPVDRMSVWVSGQEGTIDISKARSELGYAPVRSPESGLAELGGRE; translated from the coding sequence GTGGACGTCTTCGTCACGGGTGGGTCCGGGTTCGTCGGGGGTGCCCTGATCCGGCGCCTGGTCGCGGAGGGGCACGCGGTCCGCGCGTTGGCGCGGAGTGAACGCTCCGCGAGCGCCGTCGCCGCGCTGGGCGCCACGCCGGTGCGCGGCGATCTGGGTGACGTCGACTCCCTGCGCGCGGCGGCTCGCGGCGCGGAGCTGGCGTTCCACTCCGCCGCGCGCGCCACCAGGGTCGGCAGCCGGGCGGAGTTCTTGCTGGACAACGTCGATGGCACTCGTGCGGTGCTGACCGCGTGCCGGGATGCGGGCGTTCGCCGCCTGGTCCACGTGGGTTCGGAAGCGGCGCTTCGCGTCGGCAAGCCCCTGGTGCGCGTGGATGAAACCGTTCCGCTGCAACCGGATTCGCCTGCCGCCTACGCCGCGAGCAAGGCGCGCGCCGAGGCGGAGGTGCTGGGCTTCACGGGGCTGGAGACCGTGGTGCTGCGCCCCTGCATGGTCTGGGGCAAGGGGGACACCACGATCCTGCCCGAACTCGTTTCCGCCGTGCGGGCCGGGAGGTTCGCGTGGATCGGCGGCGGGCGGCACCTCGTGGACGCCACGCACATCGACAACGTGGTCGAGGGTCTGGTGCTCGCCGCGGCGAAGGGCAGGGCGGGCGAGGCGTACTTCGTCACCGACGGGCACCCGGTCGTCTTCCGCGAGTTCGCCACGAAACTGCTTGCCACGCAAGGGATCGCGGAGCCGAAGCGGTCGATGCCGGGCGGCGTGGCGAGAGGCGCGGCCGCGGCGGCGGAGACGGTGTGGGAACTGCTCGGCCTGCGCGGCGCCCCGCCGGTGGACCGGATGTCGGTCTGGGTGTCCGGTCAGGAGGGCACGATCGACATCTCGAAGGCGCGCTCGGAGCTGGGCTACGCGCCGGTGCGGTCGCCGGAGTCCGGGCTGGCCGAGCTGGGCGGACGTGAATGA
- a CDS encoding TetR/AcrR family transcriptional regulator gives MPRPKSDSRDKIVDSARKLLRRQGYHATGLAQVIEDSGAPRGSLYFLFPGGKEELAVAGVRECIGEWADLIRQAREASPTPEEWIALMCTGFADQLRDSDFTEGCPITTVVLDSVPASAPLTTACRDAYSAWLTALAEGLVSYGIEQERADDLAMLMLVCLEGAMVLCRAFQSTDPMERVIPQVLALIENRS, from the coding sequence GTGCCACGACCCAAGTCGGACTCCCGGGACAAGATCGTCGACAGCGCGCGCAAGCTGCTGCGCAGGCAGGGCTACCACGCCACCGGCCTGGCGCAGGTGATCGAGGACAGCGGCGCCCCGCGCGGCTCGCTGTACTTCCTGTTCCCCGGCGGCAAGGAGGAACTGGCCGTCGCGGGCGTGCGCGAGTGCATCGGCGAGTGGGCCGACCTGATCCGCCAGGCGCGCGAGGCCAGCCCGACGCCGGAAGAGTGGATCGCGTTGATGTGCACGGGTTTCGCCGACCAGCTGCGGGACTCGGACTTCACCGAGGGCTGCCCGATCACGACGGTGGTGCTGGACTCGGTGCCCGCCTCCGCGCCGCTGACCACGGCGTGCCGGGACGCCTACTCGGCCTGGCTGACCGCGCTCGCCGAGGGCCTGGTGTCCTACGGGATCGAGCAGGAGCGCGCCGACGACCTCGCGATGCTGATGCTGGTCTGCCTGGAAGGCGCGATGGTGCTCTGCCGCGCCTTCCAGTCCACCGACCCGATGGAACGGGTCATCCCGCAGGTGCTGGCACTGATCGAGAACCGGAGCTGA
- a CDS encoding trans-sulfuration enzyme family protein — protein sequence MQLETTAVHAGREDLVDLGVHAVPLDLSTTYPSRDSREEALRLDAFASGAQLPGAPIYGRLGNPTVARFESALAALEGLPAAVSFASGMAALSACLLAAVSSGRPHVVAVRPLYGTSDHLIASGLLGNQLTWADPDGVAAAIRPDTGLVIVETPANPTLSEIDLRALADACGSVPLLVDNTFATPVLQRPVECGASIVLHSATKFLGGHGDVLGGVVACDESYARVLRQIRIVTGGVLHPLAGYLLLRGLSTLPVRIKAQSANAGELARRLAAHPGVRRVHYPRLGGPLVAFEVEGDPHAVIAAVRLVTPAVSLGSVDTLIQHPASLSHRIVEEADRHGCGVSDQLLRMSVGLEDVDDLWDDLDSAVLAAISSGSRSVPAPAG from the coding sequence ATGCAGCTGGAGACAACGGCCGTGCACGCCGGCCGCGAAGACCTCGTCGACCTCGGCGTCCACGCCGTGCCGCTCGACCTCTCCACGACCTACCCGTCCCGGGACAGCCGGGAGGAGGCGCTCAGGCTGGACGCCTTCGCCTCCGGGGCGCAGCTGCCCGGTGCGCCGATCTACGGCCGCCTCGGGAACCCGACCGTCGCCCGGTTCGAGTCCGCGCTCGCCGCGCTCGAAGGACTGCCCGCCGCCGTGTCCTTCGCCAGCGGGATGGCCGCGTTGTCCGCGTGCCTGCTCGCCGCGGTCTCGTCCGGGCGGCCGCACGTGGTCGCCGTCCGCCCGCTGTACGGGACCAGCGACCACCTGATCGCCTCCGGGCTGCTCGGCAACCAGCTCACCTGGGCCGATCCGGACGGTGTCGCCGCCGCGATCCGGCCGGACACCGGACTGGTGATCGTCGAGACGCCCGCCAACCCGACGCTGAGCGAGATCGACCTGCGCGCGCTCGCCGACGCGTGCGGATCAGTGCCCTTGTTGGTGGACAACACTTTCGCCACTCCGGTGCTGCAACGCCCTGTCGAGTGCGGTGCGTCGATCGTGCTGCACAGCGCGACGAAGTTCCTCGGCGGGCACGGGGATGTGCTCGGCGGCGTGGTCGCGTGCGACGAGTCCTACGCGCGCGTGCTGCGGCAGATCCGCATCGTCACCGGTGGAGTCCTGCACCCGCTCGCCGGATACCTGTTGCTGCGCGGGCTTTCCACGCTTCCCGTGCGCATCAAGGCCCAGTCGGCGAACGCCGGCGAACTCGCCAGGAGGCTGGCCGCGCACCCCGGCGTCCGGCGCGTGCACTACCCGCGGCTGGGTGGTCCGCTGGTGGCCTTCGAGGTGGAGGGCGATCCGCATGCCGTGATCGCCGCCGTCCGGCTGGTGACCCCGGCGGTGAGCCTCGGCAGCGTGGACACGCTCATCCAGCACCCGGCCTCGCTGAGCCACCGCATCGTCGAGGAAGCCGACCGGCACGGCTGCGGTGTGTCGGACCAGCTGCTGCGCATGTCCGTGGGTCTTGAAGACGTCGACGACCTGTGGGACGACCTCGACTCGGCGGTGCTCGCCGCGATCAGCTCCGGTTCTCGATCAGTGCCAGCACCTGCGGGATGA
- a CDS encoding Lrp/AsnC family transcriptional regulator, translated as MMPNVRLDSVDLDILRVLQNDARTSNKELAAAVGVAPSTCLDRVNRLREAGVILGQDLRVDAAKLGRPLEAFLSVRVQPHRRPLVDPFVEHVLAQPETRALYHLTGPDDFLVHVAARSAADLQRLVLDEFTARTEVALVHTNLIFQHWRGGPLLP; from the coding sequence ATGATGCCGAACGTTCGCTTGGATTCGGTCGACCTCGACATCCTGCGAGTGCTGCAGAACGACGCACGGACCTCCAACAAGGAGCTCGCCGCCGCGGTCGGCGTCGCGCCGTCCACCTGCCTGGACCGGGTCAACCGGCTCCGCGAGGCGGGCGTGATCCTCGGCCAGGACCTGCGGGTGGACGCGGCGAAGCTCGGCAGGCCGCTGGAGGCGTTCCTGTCCGTGCGCGTGCAGCCGCACCGCCGCCCGCTGGTCGATCCGTTCGTGGAACACGTTCTGGCACAACCGGAAACGCGTGCGCTCTACCACCTGACGGGGCCGGACGACTTCCTGGTGCACGTCGCCGCGCGCAGCGCCGCGGACCTGCAACGCCTGGTGCTGGACGAGTTCACCGCGCGCACCGAGGTCGCGCTGGTGCACACCAACCTGATCTTCCAGCACTGGCGCGGCGGCCCCCTCCTCCCCTGA
- a CDS encoding GNAT family N-acetyltransferase: MTKTERIQRRATGNELSAEELYRILRLRVDVFVVEQKAAYPELDGRDLAPSTVHLWWEASDPDSGEASVLAYVRVLDEPDGKARIGRVVTAAPARGQGLSRALMEAALAEIGDQPSVLDAQTQVAGFYASLGYRVVGDEFLDDDGIPHVPMHRP, from the coding sequence GTGACGAAGACAGAGAGGATCCAGCGCAGGGCGACGGGGAACGAGCTCAGCGCGGAGGAGCTGTACCGCATCCTGCGGCTGCGGGTGGACGTGTTCGTGGTGGAGCAGAAGGCGGCGTACCCGGAGCTGGACGGCCGCGACCTCGCGCCGTCGACGGTGCACTTGTGGTGGGAGGCCTCGGACCCCGACTCCGGGGAAGCGTCCGTGCTGGCCTACGTCCGCGTCCTGGACGAGCCCGACGGCAAGGCGCGGATCGGTCGCGTGGTGACGGCGGCGCCCGCGCGGGGGCAGGGGTTGTCGCGCGCGCTGATGGAGGCGGCGCTGGCGGAGATCGGTGACCAGCCCTCGGTGCTCGACGCGCAGACGCAGGTCGCCGGTTTCTACGCGTCGCTGGGCTATCGCGTGGTGGGTGACGAGTTCCTGGACGACGACGGCATTCCCCACGTCCCCATGCACCGCCCCTGA
- a CDS encoding LysE family translocator, whose amino-acid sequence MSAVDTSQLPVFVIASVIFVITPGVDVFLLLRTSVRTGTRAGLLTLAGIHSASLVHVALVVSGLGVVLASNPGVLTALRWLGAAYLTYLALGIARDVWRSRGGRETGDEAKRCNDNPFRRGFVCNITNPKMLLFCLAFLPQFMGAASSPVLQLGLLGVVFLALAAAWETGIVLTAARVSGRLQRPAVLTTLDVVSATAFLTMSVGLVV is encoded by the coding sequence ATGTCCGCCGTCGACACCAGCCAGCTTCCGGTCTTCGTCATAGCCAGCGTGATCTTCGTGATCACCCCGGGGGTCGACGTCTTCCTGCTGCTGCGCACCTCCGTGCGCACCGGAACCCGGGCCGGCCTGCTCACCCTCGCCGGGATCCACTCCGCGAGCCTGGTGCACGTGGCGCTCGTGGTCTCCGGCCTCGGCGTCGTGCTCGCGAGCAACCCGGGCGTGCTCACCGCGCTGCGGTGGCTGGGCGCCGCGTACCTGACCTACCTGGCGCTGGGCATCGCCCGCGACGTGTGGCGCTCGCGCGGCGGCCGGGAAACCGGCGATGAAGCCAAGCGCTGCAACGACAATCCGTTCCGGCGTGGCTTCGTCTGCAACATCACCAACCCGAAGATGCTGCTGTTCTGCCTGGCGTTCCTGCCGCAGTTCATGGGCGCGGCGAGCAGCCCGGTGCTCCAGCTCGGCCTGCTCGGCGTGGTGTTCCTCGCGCTCGCGGCGGCGTGGGAGACCGGGATCGTGCTCACCGCGGCGCGGGTCTCCGGGAGGCTCCAGCGGCCCGCCGTCCTGACCACGCTGGACGTGGTCTCCGCGACGGCCTTCCTGACCATGTCGGTCGGACTGGTCGTCTGA
- a CDS encoding S1 family peptidase, with translation MAGTLHRLVRFVGAAVAVSAIGLSFVPAATAAGTDDPQTQIVGGTRASISQYPWTVFLTNASGFQFCGGTLVAPTKVVTAAHCVKGTAASSVRVVSGREDKQSTAGKVTNVSRIWVHPSYTTATAGYDVAVLHLAGAVTSAVLPLATPQDTALYAAGTNSTVLGWGTTSSGGSASRYLLKVDVPVTSDATCKTAYPQYSNTSMVCAGIPAGGKDSCQGDSGGPMVAGGKLIGVVSWGRGCALPNYPGVYARVAPYQAVLNAQINS, from the coding sequence ATGGCGGGAACCCTGCATCGCCTGGTTAGGTTCGTCGGAGCGGCCGTTGCCGTCTCGGCGATCGGGCTTTCCTTCGTCCCGGCAGCTACCGCCGCGGGCACCGATGATCCGCAGACGCAGATCGTCGGCGGCACCCGGGCCAGCATCAGCCAGTACCCGTGGACGGTTTTCCTGACCAACGCCTCCGGCTTCCAGTTCTGCGGCGGCACCCTGGTCGCGCCGACGAAGGTCGTTACCGCCGCGCACTGCGTGAAGGGCACCGCGGCCTCGTCCGTTCGCGTGGTCTCCGGTCGCGAGGACAAGCAGAGCACCGCGGGCAAGGTCACCAACGTGTCCCGGATCTGGGTCCACCCCAGCTACACCACCGCGACCGCGGGCTACGACGTGGCCGTGCTGCACCTGGCCGGCGCGGTCACCTCGGCGGTGCTGCCGCTGGCCACTCCCCAGGACACCGCGCTCTACGCGGCCGGGACCAACTCCACCGTGCTCGGCTGGGGTACCACCAGCTCCGGTGGTTCGGCCTCGCGCTACCTGCTGAAGGTCGACGTCCCGGTGACCTCCGACGCCACCTGCAAGACCGCGTACCCGCAGTACAGCAACACCTCCATGGTGTGCGCGGGCATCCCGGCCGGTGGCAAGGACAGCTGCCAGGGCGACTCCGGCGGCCCGATGGTCGCGGGCGGCAAGCTGATCGGCGTCGTCTCCTGGGGCCGCGGCTGCGCGCTGCCGAACTACCCCGGCGTCTACGCGAGGGTGGCTCCGTACCAGGCGGTGCTGAACGCTCAGATCAACTCGTAA
- a CDS encoding S1 family peptidase: protein MAATLHRLARTVGVALAVATCGISSLSVAAAATPPEQKIVGGERAKIADHPYTVFLTNNSGFQFCGGTIAAANKIVTAAHCVKGKTADSIKVVAGREDKQASDGTTAAVSKVWVHPQYTTATAGFDVAVLTLGSNLTQKAAPLASSADADLYKEGANSTVLGWGTTSSGGAASRYLLKVDVPVTSDATCKAAYSQYSNTSMVCAGLPEGGKDSCQGDSGGPMIGGGKLIGVVSWGEGCAAPKKPGVYARVAAYHDVLQEQIKS, encoded by the coding sequence ATGGCGGCAACCCTGCACCGTCTGGCCAGAACCGTCGGGGTCGCGCTCGCGGTGGCCACCTGTGGGATCTCCTCGCTGTCCGTGGCCGCTGCGGCAACCCCGCCGGAGCAGAAGATCGTCGGTGGTGAGCGCGCGAAGATCGCGGACCACCCGTACACGGTCTTCCTGACCAACAACTCCGGCTTCCAGTTCTGCGGCGGCACCATCGCCGCGGCGAACAAGATCGTCACCGCCGCGCACTGCGTGAAGGGCAAGACCGCCGACAGCATCAAGGTGGTCGCCGGCCGCGAGGACAAGCAGGCGTCGGACGGCACGACCGCCGCGGTCTCCAAGGTCTGGGTGCACCCGCAGTACACGACGGCGACCGCGGGCTTCGACGTCGCGGTGCTGACCCTGGGCTCGAACCTGACCCAGAAGGCGGCGCCGCTGGCCTCCTCCGCCGACGCGGACCTCTACAAGGAGGGCGCGAACTCCACCGTGCTGGGCTGGGGCACCACCAGCTCCGGCGGGGCGGCCTCGCGCTACCTGCTCAAGGTCGACGTCCCGGTGACCTCCGACGCCACCTGCAAGGCGGCGTACTCCCAGTACAGCAACACCTCGATGGTGTGCGCCGGGCTGCCCGAGGGCGGCAAGGACAGCTGCCAGGGTGACTCCGGTGGCCCGATGATCGGCGGCGGCAAGCTGATCGGCGTCGTCTCGTGGGGCGAGGGCTGCGCCGCGCCGAAGAAGCCCGGTGTCTACGCCCGCGTCGCGGCCTACCACGACGTGCTCCAGGAGCAGATCAAGTCCTGA
- a CDS encoding serine protease, whose product MSTPPAATRSRRRVLGIALAVTALAAMVPTVAVGLAAANEPVEEVRADPFVVGGERAAVSQHPWLVYLVDRMGMVYCGGALMSPTKVLTAAHCVDQRSASGITVVSGREDTETRTGQAARGSKIWQHPSYRTVFEGDDLGVLTLETPILAQTATLVSPGERERYAPGTEAVVAGWGATSETGSTSRYLMSAKVPVMDDDTCARSYRSYDRKKMFCAGYEQGQIDSCQGDSGGPLIVRGVVIGVTSWGDGCARAGKPGVYVRLTHYLDTLRGQL is encoded by the coding sequence ATGTCGACCCCGCCCGCAGCGACCCGTTCCCGCAGACGAGTGCTCGGGATCGCCCTCGCCGTCACCGCGCTGGCCGCGATGGTGCCCACGGTCGCGGTCGGTCTCGCCGCCGCGAACGAGCCCGTCGAGGAGGTGCGCGCGGACCCCTTCGTCGTCGGCGGGGAACGCGCCGCGGTGAGCCAGCACCCGTGGCTGGTCTACCTCGTCGACCGGATGGGGATGGTCTACTGCGGCGGCGCGCTGATGAGCCCGACCAAGGTGCTCACCGCCGCGCACTGCGTCGACCAGCGCTCCGCGTCGGGCATCACCGTGGTCTCCGGCCGTGAGGACACCGAGACCCGCACCGGGCAGGCGGCCAGGGGCTCCAAGATCTGGCAGCACCCGTCCTACCGCACCGTCTTCGAGGGCGATGACCTGGGCGTTCTCACTTTGGAGACGCCGATCCTGGCGCAGACCGCGACGCTGGTCTCGCCCGGCGAGCGGGAGCGCTACGCGCCCGGGACCGAGGCCGTGGTCGCGGGCTGGGGCGCCACCTCCGAGACCGGGTCGACCTCGCGCTACCTGATGTCGGCGAAGGTGCCGGTGATGGACGACGACACCTGCGCGCGGTCCTACCGCTCCTACGACAGGAAGAAGATGTTCTGCGCCGGGTACGAGCAGGGGCAGATCGACAGCTGCCAGGGCGACTCGGGCGGACCGCTCATCGTGCGGGGCGTCGTCATCGGGGTGACCTCGTGGGGCGACGGCTGCGCCCGTGCGGGCAAGCCGGGCGTGTACGTGCGGCTGACCCACTATCTGGACACTTTGCGTGGCCAACTCTGA